A part of Caviibacter abscessus genomic DNA contains:
- a CDS encoding cysteine desulfurase family protein produces MIYLDNAATTKVRPEVIDEMVNVMTNYYANADSTHDKGIEIAKLIKERKKIFKKLLGIDCDNVYFTSGGGEGNNLILNSLVKTHKSGRIISTKIEHPSVLETIKNLSEIYEICYVDVDEYGFVDINHLQSLITSDTILVSIATVNSELGTIQDISKIVRVVKEKNKDTLVHTDFVQALGHISLNFSNIDIDAITFSSHKIYGPKGIGAVYIKKGVKIKQQSFGSNVENKFTKRTMPNELVFGFLKAMELLSEKDIEKLAEIKNYTISKLEEIKICKINGPLNSSPGILNVAFKNAKGEIILNYLSSQNIFVSTGSACSSKKGNSEIVKQIGLPKEYQDGVIRISFGIENDISQIDIFIKELKSVLNLMGV; encoded by the coding sequence ATGATTTATTTAGATAATGCTGCAACAACGAAAGTAAGACCTGAAGTTATTGATGAAATGGTAAATGTAATGACTAATTATTATGCAAATGCAGATTCAACACATGATAAAGGTATTGAAATTGCTAAATTAATAAAAGAAAGAAAAAAAATATTTAAAAAATTACTTGGTATAGATTGTGATAATGTATATTTTACATCAGGTGGTGGAGAAGGAAATAACTTAATATTAAATTCTTTAGTTAAAACTCATAAAAGTGGTAGAATTATTTCAACCAAAATAGAACATCCCAGTGTACTAGAAACAATCAAAAATTTAAGTGAAATTTATGAGATTTGTTATGTAGATGTTGATGAATATGGATTTGTAGACATTAATCATCTTCAGTCACTTATAACATCAGATACCATATTAGTTAGTATTGCCACTGTAAATAGTGAATTAGGTACAATTCAGGATATATCAAAAATAGTTAGAGTAGTAAAAGAAAAAAATAAAGATACATTAGTTCATACTGATTTTGTACAGGCTTTAGGTCATATTTCATTAAATTTTAGTAATATAGATATAGATGCAATAACATTTAGTTCACATAAGATATATGGACCAAAAGGAATTGGAGCGGTGTATATAAAAAAAGGAGTGAAAATAAAACAACAAAGTTTTGGTTCAAATGTAGAAAATAAGTTTACAAAAAGAACAATGCCAAATGAATTGGTATTTGGTTTTTTAAAAGCTATGGAGCTATTATCTGAAAAAGATATAGAAAAACTTGCGGAAATTAAAAATTATACAATATCAAAGTTAGAAGAAATAAAAATATGTAAAATAAATGGTCCTTTAAATAGTTCACCAGGAATTTTAAATGTTGCTTTTAAAAATGCAAAAGGAGAAATTATTTTAAACTATTTATCAAGTCAAAATATATTTGTTTCAACAGGTTCAGCTTGTTCTTCAAAAAAAGGTAATAGTGAAATTGTAAAACAAATAGGATTGCCAAAAGAGTATCAAGATGGTGTAATAAGAATTAGTTTTGGAATAGAAAATGATATTTCACAAATAGATATATTTATTAAAGAATTAAAAAGTGTGTTAAATCTTATGGGTGTATAA
- a CDS encoding glycoside hydrolase family 57 protein has translation MKGYFSLILHAHLPYVRHPEYEEFLEEDWLYEAITETYIPLIVMFENLEKDRVNFNITMTISGTLANMLEDELLSNRYLHHLDKMIKLCELEKQRLANDNNMIEVAEHNYYVFTRAKDYFLKYDKKLLKAFKYYQDKGNLEIIPVTATHGMLPMMKDLKEAANAQVLQAKLDYMKHFSVEPKGIWLAECAYYKGQDKYLAEHGISYFIVDSHGILHSNPRPVYGVFAPVYTENGVAAFARDLESSEQVWSAEVGYPGDGLYREFHKDAGYELDYDYIKEFLHSDGVRRNIGVKYHAITDKKGTYKAIYSPSKAYDRAKQHAYDFVFNRSKQLEYLSTKMKYKKPVIVSPYDAELYGHWWYEGPIFLEHVFRAIQISNFDSITPSKYLEKYPINQVVDVSMSSWGANGYYDVWVDGSNDYIYRHLHKAAEKMIELAKIEHKDHLEYRALNQMARELMMAQTSCWPFIMFTGTMVGYAQKKISDHTNRLFKLYEDIKHGNIDESWLSEIEYRDNIFKDIDYRIYRG, from the coding sequence ATGAAAGGTTACTTTAGTTTGATACTTCACGCACATTTACCTTACGTGCGTCATCCGGAGTATGAGGAGTTTTTGGAAGAAGATTGGCTATATGAAGCTATAACTGAAACATATATTCCCTTAATTGTAATGTTTGAAAATTTAGAAAAAGATAGAGTTAATTTTAATATAACAATGACAATATCAGGAACTCTAGCAAATATGTTAGAAGATGAACTTCTTTCAAATAGATACTTACATCATCTTGATAAAATGATAAAACTTTGTGAATTGGAAAAACAAAGATTAGCAAATGATAATAATATGATTGAAGTAGCAGAACATAATTATTATGTATTTACAAGAGCAAAAGATTATTTCTTAAAATATGATAAGAAATTACTAAAAGCATTTAAATATTATCAAGATAAAGGTAATCTAGAAATAATACCTGTTACAGCAACTCACGGAATGCTTCCTATGATGAAAGACTTAAAAGAAGCCGCAAATGCACAAGTATTGCAAGCAAAACTTGATTATATGAAACATTTCAGTGTAGAACCTAAAGGTATATGGCTTGCAGAATGTGCGTATTATAAGGGGCAAGATAAATATTTAGCAGAACACGGGATATCATATTTTATAGTTGATTCTCATGGTATACTTCATTCAAATCCTAGACCTGTATATGGTGTTTTTGCACCTGTTTATACTGAAAATGGAGTTGCAGCTTTTGCAAGAGACTTGGAATCATCAGAACAAGTGTGGAGTGCAGAAGTTGGATATCCAGGAGACGGTCTTTACAGAGAATTTCATAAAGATGCAGGATATGAGTTAGATTATGACTATATTAAAGAATTTTTACATAGTGATGGTGTAAGAAGAAATATAGGTGTAAAATATCATGCAATTACAGATAAAAAAGGAACATATAAAGCTATATATAGCCCAAGTAAAGCATATGACAGAGCAAAACAACATGCGTATGATTTTGTATTTAACAGATCAAAACAATTAGAATATTTATCAACTAAGATGAAATATAAAAAGCCTGTAATAGTATCTCCATATGATGCAGAATTATATGGACATTGGTGGTACGAAGGACCTATATTCTTAGAACATGTGTTTAGAGCTATCCAAATATCTAATTTTGATAGTATAACACCTTCAAAATATCTTGAAAAATACCCTATAAATCAAGTTGTTGATGTTAGTATGTCAAGTTGGGGAGCAAATGGGTATTATGATGTTTGGGTAGATGGATCAAATGATTACATTTATAGACATTTACATAAAGCAGCAGAAAAAATGATAGAACTTGCAAAAATAGAACATAAAGATCACTTGGAATATAGAGCTTTAAATCAAATGGCAAGAGAACTTATGATGGCACAAACTTCTTGCTGGCCTTTTATCATGTTTACAGGAACAATGGTAGGTTATGCACAAAAGAAAATTTCTGACCATACAAACAGATTATTCAAGCTATATGAAGACATAAAGCATGGTAATATAGATGAATCTTGGTTATCTGAAATAGAATACAGAGATAACATATTTAAAGATATAGATTATAGAATATATAGAGGTTAA
- a CDS encoding PTS transporter subunit IIC, producing the protein MLGEMKFKEFIMKILNGMAIGIVVALIPNAVLGGLFKYLGNYYDVFKTLATVCANIQWIVAPVIGFLVGLQFGFNPMKSAIIASAAWIGSGALVIMPDGALKIGLGDLINVMIVTGIAVYVTLLLGEKLGSLTIVLQPIIVGTGVGFLGLLLLPYVRFISTAIGSGINSFTSLQPILMCVLIAMSFSVLIVSPMSTVAIGIAIGLSGLASGAANIGVASTATVLIIGSLRVNKAGVTIAVGMGGMKMMLPNIVKHPIMLLPILTTSLFSGVGVKVLGIMGDKISSGFGYVGLVGPIKALSIYGEQNIPFSTGLIYVIIAYVVIPFGVGIISHIVYTKVLKLYTAEIYKFQS; encoded by the coding sequence ATGTTAGGTGAGATGAAATTTAAAGAATTTATAATGAAAATATTAAACGGAATGGCAATAGGTATAGTTGTAGCATTAATACCTAATGCAGTTTTAGGTGGGTTATTTAAATATTTAGGAAATTATTACGATGTATTTAAAACTTTAGCAACAGTTTGTGCTAATATTCAATGGATAGTTGCACCAGTAATAGGATTTTTAGTTGGTTTACAATTTGGATTTAATCCAATGAAATCTGCTATTATAGCATCAGCTGCGTGGATAGGGTCAGGAGCATTGGTTATAATGCCTGATGGAGCTTTAAAAATAGGCTTAGGAGATTTAATAAACGTAATGATAGTTACAGGAATAGCAGTATATGTAACTTTATTGTTAGGTGAAAAATTAGGTTCTCTTACAATAGTATTACAACCTATAATAGTTGGTACAGGTGTTGGGTTCTTAGGACTTTTATTACTACCATATGTTAGATTTATATCAACAGCTATAGGAAGTGGAATAAATTCATTTACAAGCTTACAACCTATACTTATGTGTGTGTTAATAGCAATGTCATTTTCTGTATTAATAGTTTCTCCTATGTCAACAGTTGCCATAGGAATTGCAATAGGTTTATCAGGACTTGCCAGTGGAGCAGCTAATATAGGGGTTGCATCAACAGCAACTGTATTAATAATTGGTTCATTAAGAGTAAACAAAGCAGGTGTTACAATAGCAGTTGGAATGGGTGGAATGAAAATGATGTTACCTAATATTGTTAAACACCCTATAATGTTATTACCTATTTTAACTACATCTTTATTTTCAGGTGTTGGAGTTAAAGTGTTAGGAATAATGGGAGATAAAATAAGTTCTGGATTTGGATATGTAGGACTTGTAGGACCAATAAAAGCATTATCTATATATGGAGAACAAAATATACCATTTTCAACAGGATTAATTTATGTAATTATTGCTTATGTTGTTATACCTTTTGGTGTAGGAATAATATCTCATATAGTTTATACAAAAGTTTTAAAATTATATACAGCAGAAATTTATAAATTTCAAAGTTAA
- a CDS encoding 2-dehydropantoate 2-reductase: protein MKIIIAGTGAMGATYGSMLQKSGNEVVFLDLWKENVDAINSNGIKFNNLGTDELINAKAYLPQDYSGEADLIIVFTKSMQLKEMLKDIKHLISEKTAVLCMLNGLGHIETLKEFVAESNILMGVTVLTAGMKAAGEFSVSGYGKTEIQNISKCGEEKALSIVECINNCGLPTVYSEDILFSIWRKACINGTMNACCALLDCNMLELGSVPNVRKLLGTIVEEFAAIAKVEGVTIDVKKITDLVCWFTTKEFPGVKHYPSMHQDLIQKHRKTEIDYLNGYVSRKGKEYGVDTKFCDLITMFVHGKERILIGE from the coding sequence ATGAAAATTATAATCGCAGGTACAGGGGCTATGGGAGCAACCTATGGATCAATGTTACAAAAAAGTGGCAATGAAGTTGTATTCTTAGACTTATGGAAAGAAAATGTAGATGCGATTAATTCTAACGGTATTAAATTTAATAATTTAGGAACAGATGAATTAATTAATGCAAAAGCTTATTTACCACAAGACTATAGTGGAGAAGCAGATCTTATTATAGTATTTACTAAATCAATGCAACTTAAGGAAATGTTAAAAGATATTAAACATTTAATTTCTGAAAAAACAGCAGTTTTATGTATGTTAAATGGTCTAGGACATATAGAAACATTAAAAGAGTTTGTAGCTGAAAGTAATATATTAATGGGTGTTACAGTTTTAACAGCAGGTATGAAAGCAGCAGGAGAATTTTCTGTTAGTGGCTATGGTAAAACTGAAATACAAAACATTTCAAAATGTGGTGAAGAAAAAGCATTGAGCATTGTTGAATGTATTAATAATTGTGGTTTACCAACTGTATATTCAGAAGATATTTTATTTTCTATTTGGAGAAAAGCTTGTATTAACGGAACAATGAATGCTTGTTGTGCTCTTTTAGATTGTAATATGTTAGAACTTGGCTCAGTACCAAATGTAAGAAAATTACTTGGAACTATTGTAGAAGAGTTTGCAGCAATTGCAAAAGTTGAAGGAGTTACAATAGATGTTAAAAAAATTACGGACTTAGTTTGTTGGTTTACAACAAAAGAATTTCCAGGAGTTAAGCATTACCCTTCAATGCACCAAGACTTAATACAAAAACATAGAAAAACAGAAATTGATTATTTAAACGGATATGTATCAAGAAAAGGTAAAGAGTATGGAGTAGATACTAAATTCTGTGATTTAATTACAATGTTTGTTCATGGAAAAGAGAGAATATTAATAGGAGAATAG
- a CDS encoding metal ABC transporter solute-binding protein, Zn/Mn family gives MKKILIFFMLVFTSILSYTKTVITGTQAMYTFTSMLTKDTDIKVKSLFETNASMSYDQIQALNNVDKNEYKDVVAVVDLQRVWVRDSLYEFARRENIRTVEIDGSYSYQDNSSLALLINNYNFGTEKDQTNPYVWLDLTNASKMIQIIGHDLAKIFPEDAIKINDNLQKALTQIEKLAQEYNSINTLDGAIVLSEDLNYLVTYLNIYSTYVDISTLNVKNIKKIMKDTDLKVFLTDKALKREIENEIKKNGGTVVVLRTGNLPVEDENDDELMAKDGLIQIYNDNLTKLKNIK, from the coding sequence ATGAAAAAAATATTGATATTTTTTATGCTTGTATTTACTTCTATATTGTCTTATACTAAGACAGTAATAACAGGAACACAAGCAATGTATACATTTACATCAATGTTGACGAAAGATACTGATATTAAAGTAAAATCTCTTTTTGAAACTAATGCAAGTATGAGCTATGATCAAATACAGGCATTAAATAATGTTGATAAAAATGAATATAAAGATGTAGTAGCAGTTGTTGATTTACAAAGAGTTTGGGTTCGTGATTCATTATATGAATTTGCAAGACGTGAGAATATAAGAACAGTGGAAATAGATGGAAGTTATTCTTATCAAGATAACTCAAGTTTAGCACTTTTAATCAATAACTATAATTTTGGAACAGAAAAAGATCAAACTAATCCTTACGTATGGCTTGATTTGACAAATGCTTCAAAAATGATTCAAATTATAGGGCATGATTTAGCTAAAATTTTTCCTGAAGATGCTATAAAAATAAATGATAATTTGCAAAAAGCATTAACACAAATTGAAAAATTAGCACAAGAATATAACAGTATTAATACTTTAGATGGAGCTATTGTTCTATCGGAAGATTTAAATTATTTAGTAACATATTTAAACATTTATAGTACTTATGTTGATATTTCAACTTTAAATGTTAAAAATATTAAAAAGATAATGAAAGATACAGATTTGAAAGTATTTTTAACTGATAAAGCTTTAAAAAGAGAAATAGAAAATGAAATTAAGAAAAATGGTGGAACTGTAGTAGTTCTTAGAACAGGTAATTTACCTGTTGAAGATGAAAATGATGATGAATTAATGGCTAAAGACGGATTAATTCAAATCTACAATGATAATTTAACTAAACTAAAAAATATTAAATAG